The Eubacterium maltosivorans genome includes the window TATATAATTTTTTCAGATGTTATATCTGTTGTAATTGTTTCTTTAATAATGGATACTACGATAGAAGGAGTTGAGGAAAGTTTTAATTTTTTATTTCTTTCCGGAATATGCAATCAAATAATTTTATTGTGCGGATTTTATATTTTTGTATCTATATTTAAAAAGAACGAATTGAATACACTCAAAATAGTTCAAAATATCTTTTTAATGTTACTGGCGGTTTTTGAAATAAGTGTGCTGTATTATTTTTATATAACAATACAACAAAATTCGTCTGGAATCGCTTTAGCATATATTTGCTTTGGGTTCATTGGATTAGATATATATTTGGTCTATCTATTTGAAGCTATATCAAAACGCTATCAACTGGAAAGAGAGATGGATTTGAAAGAACAGCAGGTAATAATGCAAAATACTTATTATAAAAGTATTGAAGCGCAATATGATTATTCGAGACGATTAATACATGATATGAAAAATCATATGCAAACTGTTGAGGAACTTTATGCTAATGATAATGGTGATATGGCTCAAAGCTACGCTAGAACAATTTATAGAAAAATGGATGAATTGGGAAGTCGCTTTAAATGTAGTAATCGCTTTCTAACAATAATCATCAACAATAAATTAATAAAGTGTGATGAAAATGATATAAATGTTACACTAAAAATAGAAGATGTAGGTATTGAATTTATGGATTTTTTTGATGTTACTACAATTTTTTCTAACCTATTAGATAATGCAATTGACGCATGTCTTGAACTTTCAGTAGACGAAAGACATATAGAGATTAAACTATTTAAGTTTAATGATTTTATAACAATAGTTGTTTGTAATAGTTATAATGGCAAGATTGATTATAAAAATAATGAATTAAAAAGTACAAAGGAAGGAGAACATATGGGCGTTGGTTTGAAAAATGTAAAGGCAGCGATTGAAAAGTATAATGGAAGTATTCAATACAAAGCAGAAGAAATGTTTAGGGTTGAAATTTTAATTTCTTCATCGTAAAAAGAGCATAGAATTTCTTACTTTGGACATATTTAAAATATAAAAGACCATAAATTTATTTCTTGAAGCAGTAAAGATTGTGATTTATTTTCTTTGTACATATAATAGCATTTATCAGCTGATAAACTACATAATATAGAATGTTATGAGGTGTACTAAATGAAAAAAGATGGTTTCAAGAATAAAATCCTAAAAAATGTGGCAAAAGCTGCTCATCATGAAGCAGTTAAAGATGCTAACACAGCATGTTGGATGATCCATCATCAAGAAAAAGCTCCCGTAAATACTAAAAAATTCCGTAAATTCTAATGTTTGAGAAAGCTTCTGAAGCATTAATTTATCAATTAAAAAAAAGAGAAATTGTGGTCGATGAAGATGTTGAAATATACCAGTTTGGAATCAAGGTTTTAATGCTCAAAACGGTTCACTACGCTTCCATGCTTTTGGTGGGCCTGCTTTTCGGCATGCTGCCGGAGACCATACTCTTTTTAATTGTATATGCGGCCATCCGCGCCTATGCCGGCGGTTATCACGCCGATACACGCGGGGTCTGCTACCTGCTGTCATGGATCACAATACTTTCTGTTTTACTCATTGCCCGGTTCTGCCCGGCAGGGGCGGTTGCGGTGGTTACCGCAGCGCTTACGCTGTCCGCTTTTCCGGTGATCTACAAATGGGCGCCGGTCGAAAACAGCGCAAAGCCGCTGGATGATGCAGAGTGCACCCATTACCGGAAACGGGCGAGAAGAATACTGGTGGCTATCAGTGCTTGTGCGTTGCTTGCCGGACTGGTTTTTAACAGCCGGTTTGGGCTGGTCGCCGCGGAATGCCTGGGCCTTGAGGCGCTGATGATGCTGCTGGGGCTGTGGAAAAATGGGCGTTAAGCCGAGGTATACAAGAGAACAGCAGGATGTGATTCAGGAAGCGGTGGAATGTGGTTTTGATGTGTCGCCGTATATTACGGAGGCCTTCACGCCAGACCAGATACGGGAAATTTTCTGGGGATTGATGACCGGTGTGGATGTGACCTTTTATAACGATCCTGAGTATTCAAACTGCCAGATGTGGCAAATACGGGAAGGACTTACAGGAAAGGTAGATGTATCGGTCTATGCGGATAAAAATCTGGATTGGAAAAAAATGTACCTGATCCGGATGGGTTTAGAGGAAGGGCTTGATGTATCGGAGTATGTGCGGCAGGGCATGGACCCGGAGCAGATCCGGGCAATTTTGCAGGGCTACCGTACCGATATTGATTATACGCTTTATGCGAAGCCCTGGTACACAGCTGGCGAAATGCGGGAAATCGGCTCAAAACTGATCCGGGAAGCGGTTCTGAACAGAGCGGAGGAGACGCCTGGCGCTGGCGGTATATTTAAGAGTATAAAAAAATAACAGGTGCCCAACTGCAATTTGGACACCCGCATTTTTTTATTCTACTGGGTCGTGGCTGAGTAAAAACAGAGTCAGAATTTCTTCTGCGTATTTTCCTTTTTCTGCTGGACAGCGTTCTAAAAGCTCCAGCAGTGCTGCGTACTTCGTCCCCATATATTCTTTGGGGCCGTAGAGAATTGCGTCGGCGGACATTTTCAAAACGTCACAGAAACGATTCAGGCTTTTTAGAGAAAAGCCCTTAGTCCCCAGTTCTATATCGGCAAGGAAGGTTGGTGTGATACCGAT containing:
- a CDS encoding sensor histidine kinase; the protein is MDKWIYVLDMALSYGITGYIMFRFMSEVYDRKYGENFKYFISFLVFVVAAIGLNILGIPIFKIIFLLISLCLISYSLFIFDKKWMLIYDFVFALYIIFSDVISVVIVSLIMDTTIEGVEESFNFLFLSGICNQIILLCGFYIFVSIFKKNELNTLKIVQNIFLMLLAVFEISVLYYFYITIQQNSSGIALAYICFGFIGLDIYLVYLFEAISKRYQLEREMDLKEQQVIMQNTYYKSIEAQYDYSRRLIHDMKNHMQTVEELYANDNGDMAQSYARTIYRKMDELGSRFKCSNRFLTIIINNKLIKCDENDINVTLKIEDVGIEFMDFFDVTTIFSNLLDNAIDACLELSVDERHIEIKLFKFNDFITIVVCNSYNGKIDYKNNELKSTKEGEHMGVGLKNVKAAIEKYNGSIQYKAEEMFRVEILISSS
- a CDS encoding cyclic lactone autoinducer peptide; translation: MKKDGFKNKILKNVAKAAHHEAVKDANTACWMIHHQEKAPVNTKKFRKF
- a CDS encoding accessory gene regulator ArgB-like protein — protein: MFEKASEALIYQLKKREIVVDEDVEIYQFGIKVLMLKTVHYASMLLVGLLFGMLPETILFLIVYAAIRAYAGGYHADTRGVCYLLSWITILSVLLIARFCPAGAVAVVTAALTLSAFPVIYKWAPVENSAKPLDDAECTHYRKRARRILVAISACALLAGLVFNSRFGLVAAECLGLEALMMLLGLWKNGR
- a CDS encoding helix-turn-helix domain-containing protein; this encodes MQELDHKAIGLRIRKQRTFLNMSRDELARKIGITPTFLADIELGTKGFSLKSLNRFCDVLKMSADAILYGPKEYMGTKYAALLELLERCPAEKGKYAEEILTLFLLSHDPVE